gagaaaaataaataatccaaatattttctttacagATAATGTGGGGGTGCTTCCTCTTGTTGGAAGTGTTCTTTTGAACAATCTTAAACATAttttaagaaaacattttaaatgttcagCAACTTAACACAATTTCTAACAAACAATgtgagaatttgagaagggtaGAAGGCAATACGGGtagtttttcatggcactgtatattAGTTTCAATCAATAGCAGTATAATAAGATATTACTAGTCTACACacacaactttattcctttactCCAAATGACTGTGTCAGTTTGATCAGTAAAAGTGACTTTAAAGTGCGGGGTGCAGGTGAACATCGCAGGAACGTTCAACGTGATTCGCCTAACGGTGGGCGCCATGGCCAAAAACGAGGCGGATGCGGATGGCCACAGAGGTTGCATCATCAACACTGCGAGCGTGGCAGCCTTTGATGGGCAGGTGAGCTCAAGACAAATGCAAACCACATCGTTCATCTCTCTCCCCATTTCCTAGGATGCATATCCCTTTTTGATTCCAGTAGGGTTACAATAAAGAGTAATcatttaaattacaattttgaGATTTCTGTGACACAAACAAGTGTAATTTTGGAATTTTGGAGGAGCAAGCACAGGTCCCCCTTTGTTGTGCGTTTTCTCCAGTGATGTgattgatggtgcccaaccaaatatacgcgcctgtgtagcaatcacttcatgtCAGATCGgatttattcttaatctcaaattactaaTTAGTATCTATagtgccaaattgactcatttgagaacaatgcgtatttaaaaaagaatataaaccatctgtcgcagagaggtttacgtgtggcagcgatacgcttctgtgtacggaggagccatctccgtcctctttttttttttcctccaatcaTAGGTAataaatgtgagtttgtgtaaagctaggggtcatttatttaaatactggtATTTTTAGGAATACCatgggttgtgggtttgtatcccactggggcctccactccctgagaagggttgcgtcaggaagggcatccgtcgtaaaaattgtggcaaacatatatgtgcgttcatctgagatgacacggtgtggcgaccccgaaagggataagccgaaagaaactaccatctgaaaagaccaaaaaagatcgatggattttgggaATTAAAaccgtgatggatggtgcccaaccaaatacacacacctgtgtagtgatcattttatttcaggtaggagttattcttctcaatctcaaattattaaTAAGTATGTATactgccaaattgactcatttgacaacaatgggtatttaaaaaaagaaaatagtctGTTGCAAAGAAGGTTTacagaggtttacgtgtggCAGCGATATGGGTCCTTGTACGGAGGAGCTgtctccgtcctctttttttttttttttttgcgagtttgtgtaaaatcaggggtcatttatttaaatattggtatttgtattgaaaaattctgagcggctccatcactatgtgggatttattcttgactgagaacagatccagcaaggaagtatttgtatgcgtcaagacttttctacgctttcaaactcttccgtgtaaatcttgacgacttactcactagatatatgtgtatatccagttgtccaagacaagcggaagagggttaacagtccactttcttttcAGCGAAAacaactttggcattaaatatgggtcctctatgccaagtgtctctcatttttccacgtaccttcgtttattatcaccttctaaatgtttcatggtatcagacaaaactctgagcgtcgtgctacaagacattttcttttgtcttatcgaacttagcattgaacaatgctttgtttgacggGCAAAATTGCCAGTCATGTGATTTctgtgatgtaggtgcacgagctctattgccaTTTGATTAGTGGAATGTTATTCAAAGCAATAGTTTAAAATGCCTTCTTAAAGTAAAATGTGGTATTGtgtgtgaaatattttgtctCTGTGATTAATTGCGATTATTCAAAATTCAAAAGTGTGATTAATCGGATTCTTAAAAATTCAGATTGACAGCCCAAGTTTTCAGCCATTTTGAAACCCCCAAAAAGGTGACCATCAACGTTAATTTTTTCGCCGCCTGCTTCTTGCGGTTGAATGCCAACTTTGAAGAGCTTGGCTGTTCGTCCAAAGATGCCAACAGACGATGCCGTACGCTTTGCCTGCAGGTTGGCCAAGCAGCATATTCGGCATCCAAAGGCGGCATTGTAGGAATGACACTTCCTGTTGCCAGAGATCTTGCCCCAATGGGCATCAGGGTCATTACCATAGCACCGGGTAAGCACACAAAAGTTTCCCCTCCATAAGTTTTTCGCATCAAGCCATCTATTCATTGTCAAGGTTTGCAGAGCCTctctcagctatctttgggcaggagacaggttACACCTTGATCTGGTTGCCTGGCAATCGCACCCCTAACCCTAATTTCATCCCTGCAGGCCTGTTCTCCACTCCCCTCCTGGCTGGGCTTCCAGAGAAAGTGCGCTCGTTTCTGGCTCGTCAAGTGCCCTTTCCGTCCCGTCTGGGTGACCCCTCCGAGTTTGCCCACTTGGTGACGTCACTCGCCGAGAACCCCATGATTAACGGCGAGGTCATTAGACTGGACGGGGCCATTCGCATGCAGCCCTGAATGTGCACGTGTCTGCAAGGGTTTGCAGGCGCTGAAATATTTCTGCTGTAAAAAGCAGCAGGATGAAAGGAAGGCCCTCATATCGTTTCTGAAGGTGACAATATGTGTAAAAAGTTGTGTACATTGCAGTACTAGGTCATTTGGTAAACATCCACATTGAAAATAAAGGTGAAAACGCAACTTTTTGTTTGGAATCTTGTCTTCTGAAACTGAGTAGTTTTTCATCTATTATTCTTCTGGTCACTTAACCGGCAACAATCTAAAGTGGCATTAAGcagaccccaaaaaaattaaagcgaGTAAATTCGACACCACGGAAGAGTAACGTTAAGCCCGAcaaattttcatccatccaattttctgtaccgctcctcctcacatgggtcgtaTGTGTGCTGGTGCTTATCCCATCTATCTTGTGgcaagaggcggtgtacaccctaaactggtcgccagccagtttgcatactgtataaacaaaccACTTTCACACGCGTTGACCTACAGGTAATTGAGAGTTTTCAAGCAACCAACAAGGCATGTTTTCAGCCTGTTGGGGGAAACCAGACTACCaagagagaacccacgcaggccaaGCTGAATTTGAACCCTGCAGACTGTGGGGCTTAATGtgggttatttttatttattgtctcTGCCTGATCTGAGGACAGAGTTGACCTCCCGCGCTTGGGGACGAGTAGTGGGTGCCTGccgaggtgtgtgtgtgtagtgggcGAGTGCTAGTGGTCTGGATGTGGCGGCCCTCTGTCAGTGATTGTCCACCCTAACAACACTTACACCACTCATTGTATATACTTTCTCACCTATCACACCTGGGCACATATCCATATAAAGGTTCCTGGGAGGCTGAGGTGGCGTTGGAGGGTCAATATTCAGAAGCTGGAGAGCACCTGGTCCACCGCATGAAATAAATgtgaacttccatccatccatttttttgaacCGCTTATCTTtactagggtcgcgggtgtgccggaccctatcccagctgtcatcgggcaggaggcgaggtacaccctgaactggttgccagccaatcacagggcacatggacacagacaatagtcgcactcacaatcacacctaagggcaatttggagtcttcaattaatgcacgtatttgggatgtgggaggaaaccggagttcctagagaaaacctatacaagcacggagagaacatgtgaactccaaACCGGCGAAtttcggatttgaaccccagaccgctgaactgtgaagccaatgctctgACAAGTTATGCCACTGTTCCACTGCAATGTGTATTTCTTCAAGCTAAAGTGAATGACTTAGAGAGATGAAGCAGACATCAAACTATCTGCCTTACCTGAGTTTAggcttaacatttttttaaataattccttGGCTTTTGGACATCATCtgattctttgcactcctctgtcagaagtCTTCTGAGGAGCACCTGATGGAGGCAAATTCATGGTGgcatgattggctttccacttcCGTGTTATGGCATCTACTGTGCTCACTTCAGAATCTTAGATATGCACCTGTAACCAATGCCTTCGTTCTGGTTGGCAACAATTAGCTTGGACTCTTGAGACCAGTCTCTGCTCTTCCAcatcatgagatgtgtcttgactcacacttTGGCAATGAGACATTTTTGTAGTCCATCAGAAGTCAACCAGctcatattcattcatttcctccattctgcttgaacagcgaaacaggacaaaaaaatgaagtaaatcAAGATACAATATTAGGTCCAATAGAAACTTCAGAAGTTCTATGTTGTGTGCTGTTTGTTTCTGTAATGAGACATTTTTGCCCGTTTTATATAATCGTGTATTGTATCGTGTGTGCGTGTTCTTATTTGTGAGCGCTTGTTTgctcggaagaagaagaagacgaagaagaaattTGATTGGAGGATGATCAGGAAGCCATtcatcaacaaaaaaagatgggcGACGTGATAGAGCTGCACAAACTCAAGGTTGGTAGTGCTCCAAAAAATCGAATATTAGACTCTTAATGGATAGCATTCATCACAAAGGTATTTTGGAGCGTCCATTCGCTTCTATTTCCGCTAGCTGAGAAGCGAGAAAAGTTTAGAAGGGTGAAATGTGTTGAGCGGCTGCTAAAGCTAACTGTTAGCTTGCGTTCACGATGTCCCAGCAGGACATTTCCTAGGTAAAGCGCAGCAATACCCTCGTAAAAGCACTTTTAATGTTGCTGAAGACCACTTCAGTCGTAGTAATAAATGAGAAGCGATGTAACAAAATATTGcgacatttgtaattatgaggacttctatttcatttttctttgcggGCCCACGTCGTAACTGCAATTCCCCCACTCAAAAATCGTAGATGTGCGCAAAACAAAAGTATCATCGTTGTATTTCACCTCAGACGGCCCCCACGACTGGAAAAACATAAACAGATGTACACGCAAGTACCTCTACATATGAGACAGCATCTACACACCTTTGCCTGATTATTTTACGTTTACATCAAATTGAGTTGGAAATCAGAAGTCATGGTAAATATTTCTACAACCATTTTTCACTGATTTGCTttagtgggccacataaaaatgatGCGGTGCCACGGATCCTTCCACTGTACCTTTAGTCTGAAATTTATACCATGAGAGATTAATAAACAGTATGTATAGTTATTTTGgtgaaaattgagattgtgtaTGATCAAACAGATGTTCTTTTAAGGTTACGCTTGCTGGGCTAAAATACAACTTAAGCTGTAGCAAGAACTGCTGACTTGTAAGGCTTTAAAATCTTGCAACACTGTAAGATTTTTGACCTTCTTCGGTTTGGATTTGATCTGTTACCTCGAAAACAGTCCCCACATGTTCACATACAAATGGAAAGTAGTAGCCGGCAGACCGTCAATGACTAAAAAGGTGCCCATTTGGGGTAAATACAATTGCAATGTTCCAAACACTCATGAAAGTGCTGTTTGATCTGAAGCGTTGAACATTGTTGAATTTTTCTCTGCTCCCTCTCAGCTTGCCGAGCTGAGGCAGGAGTGTGAGGCCAGAGGGCTGGAGACCAAGGGAAACAAGGGGGACCTGATCGCACGCCTGCAGGCCTACCTGGATGAGCATGGCGAGTCACAGTCGTATATATGGAATCAACCTTTAAAGACTTAAGAGTAACTTGTGCAGTCTTTGCAAAGAGGTCCGACAACAGCATCTGCCCTCcagaaaatttcaaaattttgacTTGCGGAAGCACTGCAGATAAAATTGGTATTTATATCCTCCCAGTACCATTAAGGACCTCCGTAATGGTCCTGGGAGGAtataaatagcgtttaaagtgcatgttttgtcaattatttctcaagtcttttatttgctagttatactATTCTGGGCAGCAAGTTGGCAGAGTTGTAAAGCATTGGACTCACTACTCTGAGGTCtagagttcaatcccagccctgcctgtgtggcgtttgcatgttctccccgtgccagagGTTTTTTTCcgagcactgcggtttcctcccaaatccccaaaacatgcaacattaattggacactaaattgcccgtacgtgtggttgtgagtgtgactgttatatccttgtgccctgtgattggctggtaaccagttcaaggtgtaccctacctcctgctcgttgacacctgggataggctccaggaatcctgtgacccctgtgaggatgaactgctaagaaaattaatggatggatggatggatatgctattctgtttgctgtagtgTGATAGTTTTAGTTTCGATGCGACATCGTGAGCATGTACAGCATCGTCATCCTACACAGGCAATGTGTGGGGCagtgtaagcttcttctgcttatagATACGAAATGCAATTCTTcgtcactgcctcgtgagcgcaATCTTATGGTAGGTTATGTACACACTAAAAAACATGCTAGCATACATGGTAACAGTGGAACCAATctgtttaaatgtacttttattagacaagtcacacaacaacatttgcaaatgttggaacccAGTGTGCACAAAAGATGCGGCATGTCTAATGTGGCGTCTCGTCTATtcagaagagaatttaagacctctacGATCTtaaaaatacggtacatttaaaaaaaaaaatcttcaagagCAAAACTTGGAAATATGTGGgccgcgaatgggcaagggcacactgtatagTAGTTAGTGTGACAGACCTCATGCACGCTGTGCTAGCTCTGCAAATGCTGCAATTGACTTCACCTTTGAATGATTCCTTCAtcacagggttttttttctatgGTTATTAAAATCCACAAATCGTGTCGTGTGACACACATTGTCTCCTTGGTTTCCCACAGATGAAGACGTGGATGTGGATGATGTGCTGGCAGATGATTCTGTGGTAATGTTGTCAGTGGTCTCTT
This DNA window, taken from Syngnathoides biaculeatus isolate LvHL_M chromosome 2, ASM1980259v1, whole genome shotgun sequence, encodes the following:
- the hsd17b10 gene encoding 3-hydroxyacyl-CoA dehydrogenase type-2 isoform X2, producing MANIRCVKGMVGLVTGGASGLGRATVERLVQSGASAVILDLPSSEGRTLAATLGDRCAFAPADVTSEADVQSAVNLARDKFGKLDLAVNCAGIAVAVKTFNFKKDVPHSLEDFQRVINVNIAGTFNVIRLTVGAMAKNEADADGHRGCIINTASVAAFDGQVGQAAYSASKGGIVGMTLPVARDLAPMGIRVITIAPGLFSTPLLAGLPEKVRSFLARQVPFPSRLGDPSEFAHLVTSLAENPMINGEVIRLDGAIRMQP